One window of Magallana gigas chromosome 2, xbMagGiga1.1, whole genome shotgun sequence genomic DNA carries:
- the LOC136272704 gene encoding heat shock 70 kDa protein 12A-like isoform X1 — protein sequence MRAHAQEKATFAFDKLYKYIKMDHYSLVCAMHFGNTSSGIAYSLKREYCDDPMRITVPDWNAPSSVQISYKTPTTILLDSERKFVAFGYEAESKYAEFAEDEEHDEYFLCRRFKMLLNNTMRREEHGLQMTAKIADITEKKEMLAIDIFSLSIKYFRDLMVYTVDKKGIGVKTTDIRWVLTVPAMWSDPAKQFMTEAAERAGIPRANLVLALESEAASIYCSRLLVTSTELDETDDIFGDGKKYLIIAAKGEVVVFTVHEVTKDHHLKELAKASSGDCGGTCVDNDYKNTLTEILGEDFLEEFRLKYTGEYIELFQDFEMKKRTPLSENQTMITMRIPGMLSGFYEERKNQKLKEAFKNSTYNKSTRFEGDKVRITPALMKCFFASACVGIVDHVRDLLLEKLKHHKIDTIIMVGGFSESPILQAHIRSEFPDHRVVVPKEARLAVLRGAVLFGHNPSIISERMAKGSHGIASF from the exons ATGCGCGCACATGCACAGGAAAAGGCAACTTTTGCTTTTG acaaattatataaatatatcaaaatggaCCATTATTCGCTAGTCTGTGCTATGCACTTTGGGAATACCTCCTCTGGTATTGCTTACTCATTAAAACGTGAGTATTGTGACGATCCAATGAGAATCACCGTCCCAGACTGGAATGCCCCGTCGTCCGTACAGATTTCTTACAAGACCCCAACAACCATTCTTCTGGACAGCGAGAGAAAATTCGTAGCATTTGGATATGAAGCCGAGTCTAAATATGCCGAGTTCGCCGAAGACGAAGAACATGATGAGTATTTCCTCTGCCGACGATTTAAGATGTTGCTGAACAATACCATGAGAAGAGAGGAACAC GGGCTGCAAATGACAGCGAAGATCGCAGACATAACAGAGAAGAAGGAAATGTTGGCCATCGACATATTCAGTCTCTCGATCAAGTACTTTCGAGATCTGATGGTATACACTGTGGATAAGAAAGGTATAGGAGTGAAAACGACGGACATCAGGTGGGTGCTGACCGTTCCGGCTATGTGGTCAGACCCAGCCAAGCAGTTCATGACGGAAGCAGCAGAAAGG GCTGGAATTCCAAGGGCAAACCTTGTGTTGGCTTTGGAGAGTGAGGCAGCCTCCATATATTGTAGTAGACTACTAGTAACATCCACCGAACTAGATGAGACTGATGATATCTTCGGTGATGGCAAAAAGTACTTGATTATTGCCGCGAAGG gtGAAGTAGTTGTTTTCACCGTGCACGAAGTCACAAAAGATCACCACCTAAAGGAGTTGGCAAAGGCAAGCAGCGGGGACTGCGGAGGAACCTGTGTGGACAACGACTACAAAAACACTCTGACTGAGATTCTTGGTGAAGATTTCTTGGAAGAATTCCGTTTAAAGTATACCGGGGAATATATTGAACTTTTCCAAgactttgaaatgaaaaagagGACGCCATTATCTGAAAATCAAACGATGATCACAATGCGAATCCCGGGAATGCTCTCTGGATTTTATGAGGAACGGAAGAATCAGAAATTAAAGGAAGCATTTAAAAACTCTACATATAACAAAAGTACGAGATTTGAGGGGGACAAAGTGCGAATCACACCAGCGTTAATGAAATGTTTCTTTGCTTCAGCTTGCGTTGGCATTGTTGACCACGTTAGGGATCTGTTATTAGAAAAACTAAAACATCATAAGATAGATACAATAATAATGGTTGGTGGATTTTCCGAGAGTCCAATTCTGCAAGCGCACATCAGATCAGAATTTCCCGACCACAGAGTTGTAGTGCCCAAAGAAGCTAGATTGGCCGTGTTAAGGGGTGCAGTTTTGTTTGGCCACAATCCTAGCATAATTTCAGAACGAATGGCAAAAGGCTCGCATGGCAttgcatcattttga
- the LOC136272704 gene encoding heat shock 70 kDa protein 12A-like isoform X2: MDHYSLVCAMHFGNTSSGIAYSLKREYCDDPMRITVPDWNAPSSVQISYKTPTTILLDSERKFVAFGYEAESKYAEFAEDEEHDEYFLCRRFKMLLNNTMRREEHGLQMTAKIADITEKKEMLAIDIFSLSIKYFRDLMVYTVDKKGIGVKTTDIRWVLTVPAMWSDPAKQFMTEAAERAGIPRANLVLALESEAASIYCSRLLVTSTELDETDDIFGDGKKYLIIAAKGEVVVFTVHEVTKDHHLKELAKASSGDCGGTCVDNDYKNTLTEILGEDFLEEFRLKYTGEYIELFQDFEMKKRTPLSENQTMITMRIPGMLSGFYEERKNQKLKEAFKNSTYNKSTRFEGDKVRITPALMKCFFASACVGIVDHVRDLLLEKLKHHKIDTIIMVGGFSESPILQAHIRSEFPDHRVVVPKEARLAVLRGAVLFGHNPSIISERMAKGSHGIASF; this comes from the exons atggaCCATTATTCGCTAGTCTGTGCTATGCACTTTGGGAATACCTCCTCTGGTATTGCTTACTCATTAAAACGTGAGTATTGTGACGATCCAATGAGAATCACCGTCCCAGACTGGAATGCCCCGTCGTCCGTACAGATTTCTTACAAGACCCCAACAACCATTCTTCTGGACAGCGAGAGAAAATTCGTAGCATTTGGATATGAAGCCGAGTCTAAATATGCCGAGTTCGCCGAAGACGAAGAACATGATGAGTATTTCCTCTGCCGACGATTTAAGATGTTGCTGAACAATACCATGAGAAGAGAGGAACAC GGGCTGCAAATGACAGCGAAGATCGCAGACATAACAGAGAAGAAGGAAATGTTGGCCATCGACATATTCAGTCTCTCGATCAAGTACTTTCGAGATCTGATGGTATACACTGTGGATAAGAAAGGTATAGGAGTGAAAACGACGGACATCAGGTGGGTGCTGACCGTTCCGGCTATGTGGTCAGACCCAGCCAAGCAGTTCATGACGGAAGCAGCAGAAAGG GCTGGAATTCCAAGGGCAAACCTTGTGTTGGCTTTGGAGAGTGAGGCAGCCTCCATATATTGTAGTAGACTACTAGTAACATCCACCGAACTAGATGAGACTGATGATATCTTCGGTGATGGCAAAAAGTACTTGATTATTGCCGCGAAGG gtGAAGTAGTTGTTTTCACCGTGCACGAAGTCACAAAAGATCACCACCTAAAGGAGTTGGCAAAGGCAAGCAGCGGGGACTGCGGAGGAACCTGTGTGGACAACGACTACAAAAACACTCTGACTGAGATTCTTGGTGAAGATTTCTTGGAAGAATTCCGTTTAAAGTATACCGGGGAATATATTGAACTTTTCCAAgactttgaaatgaaaaagagGACGCCATTATCTGAAAATCAAACGATGATCACAATGCGAATCCCGGGAATGCTCTCTGGATTTTATGAGGAACGGAAGAATCAGAAATTAAAGGAAGCATTTAAAAACTCTACATATAACAAAAGTACGAGATTTGAGGGGGACAAAGTGCGAATCACACCAGCGTTAATGAAATGTTTCTTTGCTTCAGCTTGCGTTGGCATTGTTGACCACGTTAGGGATCTGTTATTAGAAAAACTAAAACATCATAAGATAGATACAATAATAATGGTTGGTGGATTTTCCGAGAGTCCAATTCTGCAAGCGCACATCAGATCAGAATTTCCCGACCACAGAGTTGTAGTGCCCAAAGAAGCTAGATTGGCCGTGTTAAGGGGTGCAGTTTTGTTTGGCCACAATCCTAGCATAATTTCAGAACGAATGGCAAAAGGCTCGCATGGCAttgcatcattttga